One stretch of Chryseobacterium indologenes DNA includes these proteins:
- a CDS encoding tetratricopeptide repeat protein has protein sequence MISCNTDSRDREKEAFDVAFINRSSDLQLSGEYEALIKLNIKYLKKAAKMEYKEGIGLSYLNMAEVNISAGNYESALFFLNKAEKDLKNSPNSFHKAAFYDDYSQYYSHLKLYDKAIACNAKAFFYLKEAKDSELKNKLFSRLFINKGIFYVWKGWYGTSLKSFLKGNDLENSAYSNCMVAQYYLFRHQPDAAGIYIAKSEEKMFSQKTSDAESLWVYYTMGYYYNEINNYDQAEIALKKALEINIKTRRTYSSHINNVYKSLAELYKKKDDGGKAYHYLQKYMEEEGRLDVARLNSMNKATENFISEMKPETDWHRSDLPLAIALSITILTISGIYVQKTIQSQRLKKKVLKDETEELKNHVKIKMLEEVNELARKNDSSFLMKFKELYPDFISTLLKINPDLENSELAFCAMLKLHFSSKEIADYTFVQHRSVQQKKYRIRKRLNIPGEEDIYDFFDTISN, from the coding sequence ATGATTTCCTGTAATACAGATTCCCGTGACAGAGAGAAGGAAGCTTTTGATGTAGCTTTTATCAATAGAAGTTCAGATCTTCAGCTTTCCGGAGAGTATGAAGCACTTATCAAACTCAATATTAAATATTTGAAAAAAGCTGCTAAAATGGAATATAAAGAAGGGATAGGTCTTTCTTATCTCAATATGGCAGAGGTTAATATATCTGCAGGAAACTATGAAAGTGCATTGTTTTTTTTAAATAAAGCGGAAAAGGATCTGAAAAACTCCCCCAATAGTTTCCATAAAGCTGCATTTTATGATGATTATAGCCAGTACTATTCTCACCTTAAATTATATGATAAGGCCATAGCTTGTAATGCGAAAGCCTTTTTTTACCTGAAAGAAGCAAAGGACTCAGAGCTTAAGAATAAACTTTTTTCCCGGCTGTTCATCAATAAAGGTATTTTTTATGTCTGGAAAGGGTGGTATGGAACATCTCTTAAATCTTTTCTGAAAGGGAATGATCTGGAAAACTCAGCATATAGCAACTGTATGGTAGCACAGTATTATCTTTTCAGACATCAGCCGGATGCTGCGGGAATTTATATTGCAAAGTCGGAAGAAAAGATGTTCAGCCAAAAAACAAGCGATGCGGAATCGCTTTGGGTGTATTATACCATGGGATATTACTATAATGAAATTAATAACTATGATCAGGCAGAAATAGCGCTTAAAAAAGCACTGGAAATTAATATAAAAACACGCCGTACTTATTCTTCACATATCAATAATGTTTACAAGTCTCTTGCAGAGCTCTATAAGAAGAAAGATGATGGTGGTAAAGCCTATCATTATCTGCAAAAATATATGGAAGAGGAAGGGCGTCTGGATGTTGCCCGATTAAATAGCATGAATAAAGCAACAGAGAATTTTATCTCTGAAATGAAGCCTGAAACAGACTGGCACAGAAGTGATTTGCCTCTAGCGATTGCCTTATCCATTACTATACTTACAATCTCAGGAATATACGTTCAGAAAACGATTCAATCTCAAAGGCTAAAAAAGAAAGTTTTAAAAGATGAAACAGAGGAATTGAAAAACCACGTTAAAATAAAAATGCTGGAAGAGGTTAATGAGCTGGCCAGAAAAAATGATTCCTCATTTCTGATGAAATTTAAAGAACTATATCCGGATTTTATAAGTACTCTTTTAAAAATTAATCCAGATCTTGAAAACTCTGAACTGGCATTTTGTGCCATGCTGAAACTCCATTTTTCATCCAAAGAAATTGCTGATTATACCTTTGTTCAACACAGATCTGTTCAACAAAAAAAATACAGGATCAGGAAAAGGCTTAATATTCCGGGAGAAGAGGATATTTATGATTTTTTTGATACCATAAGTAATTAA
- a CDS encoding tetratricopeptide repeat protein has protein sequence MIRVLLFILFILFISCSPDSRKYEKSFDIPLMKQNEEFRLAGEYDSLVNLNKKYFKKAQEIKYEDGKALCYINLARVNMSLENYRKSNILFNSAEKILKDSDNPLHKAIFYNIYSRFNAELRRVDKAFVYNNKALSNIEKSKKSELQKTILYYIYLQQGDYYIQKKKPKEALEYFHKARMLDNTGIADCVISDYVYNHKNKDSAYKYITRAYHKMNMDKKDDAIALNIHTVMGEYYAAYGEYDKAEKEFLMALEIDKKTRRIFAQYTKYIYNDLRSLYASTGDKEKAYFYLKAYTDAKNKTNTALLATINQDMESFISLGRADTEEHRRKMQWVIFLSFAGLSLLAIYAWRIINTLRKRKADLKSEAESLKIKINDNRQEEIIEMAKRNDPEFLAFFKELYPGYIDQLLVINPNLENSELIFCAMLKLHFSSKEIANYTLVQHRTIQQKKYRIRKKMNIPTETDIYVFFDSIK, from the coding sequence ATGATTCGTGTCCTTCTTTTTATTTTATTTATTCTTTTCATTTCCTGCAGTCCTGATTCAAGAAAATATGAAAAGAGTTTTGATATTCCCCTGATGAAGCAGAATGAAGAATTTAGATTGGCAGGTGAATATGACTCCCTGGTTAATCTTAATAAAAAATACTTCAAAAAAGCACAGGAAATAAAATATGAAGATGGTAAAGCACTATGTTATATTAATTTAGCCAGAGTGAATATGTCTTTGGAGAATTATCGGAAATCCAATATTCTTTTTAATAGCGCTGAAAAAATTCTGAAAGATTCGGATAATCCTTTGCATAAAGCTATATTTTATAATATTTATAGCAGATTCAATGCTGAACTGAGAAGAGTTGATAAAGCATTTGTATACAATAATAAAGCATTAAGTAATATTGAAAAAAGTAAAAAATCAGAATTACAAAAGACTATTCTTTATTATATTTATTTGCAGCAGGGAGATTATTATATACAAAAAAAGAAACCGAAGGAGGCTCTGGAATATTTTCATAAAGCCAGAATGTTGGATAACACGGGGATTGCAGATTGTGTAATAAGTGATTATGTTTATAACCATAAGAATAAAGATTCTGCCTATAAGTATATAACAAGAGCTTATCATAAAATGAATATGGATAAAAAAGATGACGCTATAGCACTTAATATCCATACAGTGATGGGAGAATATTATGCTGCTTATGGAGAATATGATAAAGCTGAAAAGGAATTTCTAATGGCTTTGGAAATTGATAAGAAGACCAGACGTATCTTTGCCCAATACACCAAATATATTTATAATGATCTGAGATCGTTATATGCATCTACAGGAGATAAAGAAAAAGCTTACTTTTATCTGAAAGCTTATACAGATGCTAAAAATAAAACCAATACAGCTTTGTTAGCCACCATTAATCAGGATATGGAATCTTTTATTTCATTGGGCAGAGCTGACACGGAAGAACATAGAAGGAAAATGCAGTGGGTTATTTTTCTGTCTTTTGCCGGACTCTCATTGTTGGCCATATATGCGTGGAGAATCATCAATACATTAAGAAAAAGAAAAGCAGACCTGAAATCAGAGGCAGAAAGCCTTAAAATCAAGATCAATGATAACAGACAGGAAGAAATTATAGAGATGGCCAAAAGAAATGACCCTGAGTTTCTTGCCTTTTTTAAGGAACTTTACCCAGGATATATAGATCAGCTTTTGGTAATTAATCCGAACCTTGAAAACTCAGAATTGATTTTCTGTGCTATGCTGAAACTCCATTTCAGTTCTAAAGAAATTGCCAATTACACCCTTGTTCAGCATAGGACTATTCAGCAGAAAAAATACAGAATCCGGAAAAAGATGAATATTCCTACGGAAACAGACATTTATGTTTTCTTTGATAGTATCAAATAA
- a CDS encoding FAD-dependent oxidoreductase, whose protein sequence is MLTDNISIAIVGGGPAGLTLARLLQLKNANVKVYERDFNKEARVQGSPLDMHENSGLAALRNAELLNEFKKTYRPGADKTLIMNEKAEVLFSDHDTKPEEDFGAEHFRPEIDRGPLRNMLLESLQPETVAWDSHFISMEPQNQGWLLHFKNGTSAYADLVIASDGANSKIRPYLTDNQPVYSGVIMLEGMVSKEHAPNINTLINGGKIMAFGNSKNILMGQKGNGDLGFYASFKADENWAMNSGLNFSDSNAVLQWFKTEYAEWNEIWHELFENAATPFIPRPIYAMPLDQTWKTQSNLTLIGDAAHVMPPFAGEGANMAMLDALELSEYLTDNRYNTLQEAISQYEINMQKRAAIATKESLENGERMHSETSLATMLEFFNGHPSAS, encoded by the coding sequence ATGCTTACAGACAATATATCAATAGCCATCGTTGGTGGTGGCCCTGCCGGGCTTACACTGGCAAGACTTTTACAGCTTAAAAATGCAAACGTAAAAGTATATGAAAGAGATTTTAATAAAGAAGCACGCGTACAGGGTTCTCCTCTGGATATGCATGAAAATTCGGGGCTGGCAGCATTGCGTAACGCTGAATTATTAAATGAGTTTAAGAAAACATACCGTCCAGGTGCTGATAAAACACTCATTATGAATGAAAAGGCTGAAGTTCTATTCAGTGACCATGATACTAAGCCGGAGGAAGATTTCGGAGCTGAGCATTTCCGCCCTGAAATAGATCGTGGTCCTTTGAGAAATATGCTGCTGGAGTCTCTTCAACCGGAAACTGTTGCCTGGGATAGCCATTTTATCTCTATGGAACCTCAGAATCAAGGATGGTTGCTTCATTTTAAAAACGGAACATCGGCCTATGCAGACCTTGTGATTGCTTCGGATGGAGCCAACTCTAAGATTCGGCCTTATCTCACGGATAACCAACCGGTTTATTCAGGAGTTATTATGCTGGAAGGAATGGTTTCAAAAGAGCATGCCCCCAATATCAATACATTGATAAATGGTGGGAAAATAATGGCCTTTGGAAATTCTAAAAATATACTGATGGGCCAGAAAGGTAATGGCGATCTCGGCTTTTATGCAAGTTTTAAAGCTGATGAAAACTGGGCAATGAATTCCGGGCTGAATTTCTCTGACAGTAACGCGGTACTTCAATGGTTCAAAACAGAATATGCGGAATGGAATGAAATATGGCACGAGCTGTTTGAAAATGCTGCAACTCCATTCATTCCCCGTCCTATTTATGCTATGCCGCTGGATCAGACCTGGAAAACCCAATCCAATTTAACCTTAATAGGTGATGCTGCTCATGTGATGCCACCTTTTGCCGGTGAAGGGGCAAATATGGCCATGCTTGATGCACTGGAACTTAGTGAGTATTTAACCGATAATCGCTACAATACTTTACAGGAAGCAATCTCCCAATATGAAATCAATATGCAGAAACGCGCAGCCATTGCAACCAAAGAATCTCTAGAAAACGGAGAACGAATGCATTCTGAAACATCTTTAGCAACAATGCTGGAATTCTTTAACGGACATCCATCTGCTTCCTAA
- a CDS encoding helix-turn-helix domain-containing protein, protein MDHDFNFHFIEPDQSIADFVENLGTFHNQSDEAKEVIIIPDGRIDLFFMQSPSESFQATLVGLETYPEQRQIPPQTQAFVVSFKPIAVEYILNTSIADILNSAMKLPNGFWNFEVDDLQNFELCCAKATQKILEQIPQKTDERKHTLFDLIYASKGEMSVNELSEKAGWSSRQINRYFTKQLGLSLKAYSTILRFRASLEHIAQGKLFPELNYTDQNHFIKEVKKFSGVAPKELSKNKDDRFILLSVLKGK, encoded by the coding sequence ATGGATCATGATTTCAACTTTCATTTTATCGAGCCAGACCAAAGCATTGCAGATTTTGTAGAAAATCTGGGAACATTTCATAATCAGTCTGATGAAGCAAAGGAAGTGATTATCATTCCGGATGGAAGGATTGATTTATTCTTTATGCAATCTCCTTCCGAATCTTTTCAAGCTACCCTTGTCGGATTGGAAACCTATCCTGAACAAAGACAGATTCCTCCACAAACCCAGGCTTTTGTTGTGAGTTTTAAACCCATTGCAGTTGAATATATTTTAAATACTTCTATCGCTGATATATTAAATTCAGCGATGAAACTTCCCAACGGTTTCTGGAACTTTGAGGTTGATGACTTACAAAATTTTGAACTTTGTTGTGCAAAAGCAACCCAAAAAATATTGGAACAGATTCCCCAAAAAACAGATGAAAGAAAACATACACTTTTTGATTTAATATATGCCTCAAAAGGCGAAATGAGTGTAAATGAGCTTTCTGAAAAAGCAGGCTGGAGCAGCAGGCAAATCAACCGCTATTTCACGAAGCAGCTGGGTTTATCTTTAAAGGCCTACTCTACTATTTTACGTTTTAGGGCTTCTTTAGAACATATTGCTCAGGGTAAATTATTTCCGGAGCTTAATTATACCGATCAGAATCACTTTATTAAGGAAGTCAAAAAATTTTCAGGTGTTGCTCCCAAAGAATTATCAAAAAACAAAGATGACCGATTTATACTATTATCAGTGCTGAAGGGAAAGTAA
- a CDS encoding TonB-dependent siderophore receptor — translation MKHTTKKTLYINGIMLLFPFALSAQQTHTVFGKILNQEGKIISNARVSINQATTTTTSKDGTFQFETPVHYPAHLMIDAKGYSGSNITLDSLSYDDKNGITIRLVENQTDLQEVLITARRNNSYLTNNLELGGKFSGNLKDLPQSVSIVSSEFMEDKQAYTTRDVAQDLAGVTTASSYDDLIIRGFKSGYETGIRLVNGLRSGYSYGNSYYRSPLTINLESVSVLKGPGASLFGDVTPGGTINMVTKKPLDKQKGSINFSLGSFQTIRTNIDLTGPLDKEKRILYRLNAGYEDSRTFRNVNQQKNFMIAPSFTFKPLEGTQVDIDMVYDQFHGYLDRGMGLRNNDFYALDRSFTLSQPTDFYNTKTLSFTARLSQRLTHNLSLNGSYMKSIYQEDVNEHRTLNSYADAPNNTIMNMRFFDRHGKDYTDNSVVYLKWDLIGHKIENHIVAGVDYAQYNGDSNNQQREARQQKIDGKIVPLTFDLNNPTYTTHDLSNYVWLAQGSYPFLSPYKTTGIYVQDQISFADRIKLIVGLRHEHYYSETVSGKDRYNATQNAWLPRIGLTYQINDQINYFASYSQGFAPVGANFIQNYKDYGVDRPFTAEHSFQIETGLKTGFFNNQLQMDLSLFQIERQNMLIATGEISTSGFPVYRQSGEAVSKGVELDIRGQLTKEFQIMGNYTFNDTEVKSSSIASEVGQVLPGAPKNMASLWMKYVFSASALKGFGFGTGVYYVDTRRMDNSIGKDSNGNALWGEWPSYTTINAAVYYHIGKMKMAVNLNNLFDTYYFLGGFDYTRAFPGAPRNVTVSMGYSF, via the coding sequence ATGAAGCACACAACCAAAAAAACATTGTACATCAATGGTATAATGCTCTTATTTCCTTTTGCCTTATCCGCACAGCAAACCCATACTGTTTTCGGAAAAATACTGAATCAGGAGGGAAAAATAATTTCCAATGCCAGAGTTTCCATCAACCAGGCAACTACAACCACAACAAGTAAAGACGGTACATTTCAATTTGAAACTCCGGTTCACTATCCTGCCCATTTAATGATTGATGCTAAAGGGTATTCCGGATCCAATATTACTTTGGATTCCCTTTCTTACGATGATAAAAACGGAATTACCATTCGCCTGGTAGAAAATCAAACGGATCTTCAGGAAGTTTTAATTACAGCCCGCAGAAACAATTCTTATCTTACCAATAATCTTGAACTGGGTGGAAAATTTTCAGGGAATTTAAAAGACCTTCCTCAATCTGTCTCTATTGTCAGCAGTGAATTTATGGAAGACAAGCAAGCCTACACCACCCGTGATGTGGCACAGGATCTGGCAGGAGTAACAACGGCCTCTTCTTATGATGACCTCATCATCCGTGGCTTCAAAAGTGGCTATGAAACAGGAATTCGTCTTGTGAACGGACTTCGTTCAGGGTATAGCTATGGAAATAGTTATTATCGCTCTCCTTTAACAATAAATCTGGAAAGTGTTTCTGTTTTAAAAGGGCCTGGAGCCTCATTATTTGGAGATGTTACTCCCGGAGGAACCATCAATATGGTGACTAAAAAACCATTGGATAAGCAGAAAGGCTCCATTAATTTTTCTCTGGGAAGCTTCCAGACTATCCGTACCAACATTGATCTAACAGGGCCGCTGGATAAAGAAAAGAGAATCCTGTACCGGCTGAATGCCGGCTATGAAGATAGTAGGACCTTCCGAAATGTCAATCAGCAAAAAAACTTTATGATTGCTCCGTCTTTTACATTTAAACCTCTTGAGGGAACCCAGGTGGATATTGATATGGTATACGATCAGTTTCATGGATATCTTGACCGTGGAATGGGATTGAGAAACAATGACTTTTATGCGTTGGACCGTTCTTTTACTTTAAGCCAGCCAACAGATTTCTATAACACCAAAACATTATCATTCACTGCAAGATTGAGTCAGCGTCTTACCCACAATCTTTCATTGAATGGAAGCTATATGAAGTCCATCTATCAGGAAGATGTGAATGAACACCGCACTCTGAACAGTTATGCAGATGCTCCCAACAATACGATTATGAATATGCGTTTCTTTGACCGTCATGGAAAAGATTATACGGATAATTCTGTGGTCTACCTAAAATGGGATCTTATCGGTCATAAGATAGAAAACCATATCGTAGCCGGTGTTGATTATGCTCAATATAATGGAGACAGCAACAATCAGCAACGAGAAGCCAGACAGCAGAAAATAGATGGTAAAATCGTTCCGTTGACTTTTGATCTTAACAATCCTACTTATACGACCCATGACCTGAGTAATTATGTATGGCTGGCACAAGGGAGTTATCCATTTTTAAGTCCTTATAAAACAACCGGAATCTATGTTCAGGATCAGATTTCATTTGCAGACAGGATAAAACTTATTGTTGGCTTACGTCATGAGCATTATTATTCCGAAACAGTAAGTGGCAAGGATCGCTATAACGCTACTCAAAATGCATGGCTGCCTCGTATTGGCTTAACTTACCAAATTAATGATCAGATCAATTATTTTGCAAGCTATTCACAGGGATTTGCTCCTGTAGGTGCCAATTTTATCCAGAATTATAAGGATTATGGCGTAGATAGACCTTTCACTGCTGAACATAGCTTCCAGATTGAAACAGGGCTAAAAACTGGATTTTTTAACAATCAATTACAAATGGACCTGTCCCTTTTCCAGATTGAGCGCCAGAATATGCTGATTGCCACAGGAGAAATTAGTACATCCGGATTTCCTGTATACAGACAATCAGGAGAAGCGGTATCAAAAGGGGTTGAACTGGATATTCGGGGACAGCTGACCAAAGAGTTTCAGATCATGGGAAATTACACTTTTAACGATACTGAAGTGAAATCTTCTTCCATCGCCTCTGAAGTGGGACAAGTTCTGCCCGGAGCTCCTAAAAATATGGCGAGCCTATGGATGAAATATGTATTCTCAGCTTCAGCTTTAAAAGGATTTGGTTTTGGTACCGGAGTCTATTATGTTGACACCAGACGTATGGATAACAGTATAGGAAAAGACAGTAATGGAAACGCTCTTTGGGGAGAATGGCCTTCTTATACAACAATCAATGCAGCAGTCTATTACCACATTGGAAAGATGAAAATGGCAGTGAATCTCAACAATCTTTTTGATACCTACTATTTCCTGGGTGGGTTTGATTATACAAGAGCTTTTCCGGGTGCTCCCAGAAATGTAACCGTTTCTATGGGATATTCTTTTTAA
- a CDS encoding GNAT family N-acetyltransferase has translation MKSHEEITVSLVQDYQVFEVLPYVMEFRRQLYPLLDPLIVPKDLVNFEQNYLHYPTGAFLQARTASGKLIGVIGMMPFDYRFPHLDIDEKITVEVARLFVNPEYRRTGIATRLFEELLKTAQQKNIKRLYLHTHPFLQGAYEYWLKQGFKLLKSCYEGTYPTLHMELMIPAE, from the coding sequence ATGAAAAGTCATGAAGAAATAACGGTTTCATTGGTACAGGATTACCAGGTATTTGAAGTACTCCCTTATGTCATGGAATTCAGACGTCAGCTATATCCTTTATTAGATCCTTTGATTGTACCCAAAGATCTTGTCAATTTTGAACAGAATTACCTGCACTATCCTACCGGAGCTTTTTTACAGGCCCGTACTGCAAGCGGAAAACTGATCGGCGTTATCGGAATGATGCCTTTTGATTATCGTTTCCCTCATCTGGATATTGATGAGAAAATAACTGTAGAAGTTGCAAGATTGTTCGTCAACCCCGAATACCGAAGAACAGGAATTGCCACCCGATTATTTGAGGAATTGCTAAAAACAGCTCAACAAAAAAATATAAAAAGATTATATCTGCATACTCATCCTTTTTTACAAGGAGCGTATGAATATTGGTTAAAACAAGGTTTTAAACTTTTGAAATCCTGTTATGAAGGCACTTATCCTACCCTTCACATGGAACTGATGATCCCCGCAGAATAA
- a CDS encoding ABC transporter ATP-binding protein has translation MNTMISIEHLSFDYRKDQVLKKVNAKFPKGKLSVILGRNGSGKSTLFKIIAGLEKNYKGNVWIADKERRKIKIGNTTPVRLGFLTQFHQATFPFKVFDVFLTGRASFSRFSPKQLDYQEVEAILQKFNLTHLKDKPYTSLSGGERQLVLLCRVLVQKPDILMLDEPTNHLDLHYQVAVLEAIRQLVNDGTTILCVMHDPNLAFLFGDEFFVMRHHGLVAVHSLEKDELKQLLEETYQVPLLALDNQGTPMFAPQLK, from the coding sequence ATGAACACTATGATTAGTATAGAACATCTTTCTTTTGATTATAGAAAAGATCAGGTATTGAAAAAGGTAAATGCAAAATTTCCAAAAGGAAAATTATCCGTCATCCTGGGAAGAAACGGAAGCGGCAAATCTACTTTATTCAAGATCATAGCCGGATTGGAAAAGAATTACAAAGGAAACGTATGGATTGCTGATAAGGAACGCCGAAAAATAAAAATAGGAAATACCACTCCTGTCCGTCTCGGATTTTTAACCCAGTTTCATCAGGCTACTTTTCCTTTTAAAGTTTTTGATGTATTCTTAACCGGCCGGGCATCTTTTTCAAGATTTTCTCCTAAACAGTTGGATTATCAAGAAGTAGAAGCCATTTTACAAAAATTTAATTTAACCCATCTAAAAGACAAGCCTTACACATCCCTTTCCGGTGGAGAACGTCAATTGGTATTATTATGCAGGGTATTGGTTCAGAAACCGGATATTTTGATGCTGGATGAGCCTACCAACCATTTGGATCTTCATTATCAGGTAGCTGTATTAGAAGCTATTCGGCAGTTAGTCAATGATGGAACTACCATTTTATGTGTAATGCATGATCCCAATCTTGCCTTTCTGTTTGGCGATGAATTCTTTGTCATGCGCCATCACGGACTTGTGGCTGTTCATTCATTGGAAAAAGATGAATTGAAACAGCTTCTTGAAGAAACTTATCAGGTTCCTTTACTTGCCTTAGACAACCAAGGAACCCCAATGTTTGCACCTCAATTAAAATAA
- a CDS encoding FecCD family ABC transporter permease: MIKSIKTVFFLILVPILLVFISLIIGSSQNIGIGELFHHISLELRITKDETALQGSLHTILWQVRLPRIILTFLVGASLASAGGVLQSVFRNPIVDPFTLGISSGSAFGAALAMLFPIMAVNISAFIFGVAAVIITYLVSYTGTKTSIISMVLAGMIVSGIFTAFLTVLQYLSDPYKLQAIVQWTMGNLHTASWQKVHTAVFPILIGLTVIIILRWKLNLLALGDHEAIAVGINPAILKLILMAVATMITASAVAAAGVISLFGLIVPHISRMIFGPNNSITVLANISIGGTFLLFIDDFSRTVMPFEIPIGVFTMIIGAPIFIYLMRRNAINWNS; the protein is encoded by the coding sequence ATGATAAAGAGCATTAAAACAGTTTTTTTCTTAATCCTGGTCCCTATTCTATTGGTGTTTATTTCACTGATTATAGGTTCCAGTCAGAATATTGGTATCGGAGAACTGTTTCATCATATCTCCCTGGAATTGCGAATCACTAAAGATGAAACTGCTCTGCAGGGAAGTCTGCATACGATCTTATGGCAGGTACGTTTACCAAGGATTATTCTTACTTTCCTGGTAGGAGCTTCTCTGGCTTCAGCCGGAGGAGTTTTGCAATCCGTTTTCAGAAACCCGATTGTGGATCCGTTTACTCTGGGAATTTCTTCAGGTTCAGCATTTGGAGCTGCTTTGGCCATGTTATTTCCAATCATGGCAGTTAATATTTCGGCTTTCATTTTTGGAGTCGCCGCTGTGATCATTACGTATCTTGTTTCCTATACAGGAACTAAAACATCCATTATCAGCATGGTTCTTGCCGGAATGATTGTTTCAGGGATATTTACGGCTTTTCTTACCGTCTTACAATATCTGAGCGATCCCTATAAATTGCAGGCAATTGTACAGTGGACGATGGGAAATTTACATACCGCTTCATGGCAGAAAGTTCATACTGCGGTATTTCCAATTCTTATCGGTTTAACGGTAATTATTATTCTTCGCTGGAAGCTTAATCTTTTGGCTTTGGGAGATCATGAAGCGATAGCAGTTGGAATAAACCCAGCCATATTGAAGCTAATCTTGATGGCAGTAGCTACCATGATTACAGCCTCCGCTGTTGCCGCTGCTGGAGTTATCAGCCTGTTTGGATTAATAGTTCCTCACATCAGCAGAATGATTTTTGGCCCTAATAATAGCATTACAGTTTTGGCTAATATCAGTATTGGAGGAACATTTTTATTATTCATTGATGATTTCTCCCGTACAGTAATGCCTTTTGAAATACCGATCGGAGTCTTTACCATGATTATAGGAGCCCCTATTTTCATTTATCTCATGCGTAGAAACGCTATAAACTGGAACTCATGA
- a CDS encoding ABC transporter substrate-binding protein codes for MKIRKLFITGFLVLLLVLQSCNNSKNYNPKASSANGAVSATDSRGKKITLPHEAMRVVVLYNALVDDVYMLQAGEKIVGIPQQIYEMEDTYSFLSKLDDRIKNKSIDTPSFGGQSSNTESIVGLKPDLVLTFNTDEDNINLIENLGIPVFTFSSLNDEKILDELKNVGKLLGKQKRAEEITGYVAEEVKKMRASHATSPKKIYYAWSKGRIMSTSGKGSLIDMAITLSGAQNACPVPVEAPNISAETMYKWNPDLIILWNSKLSDVYKLKELDALPAVKNKQVFVMSPSFPYDPHTVKFMLFAKQLRHWCMPGYTQEQLDQDVKRAFEIIYGKKGLI; via the coding sequence ATGAAAATTAGAAAACTGTTTATTACAGGATTTTTGGTACTACTCCTGGTACTTCAAAGCTGTAATAATTCCAAAAATTACAATCCTAAAGCAAGCTCAGCCAATGGAGCCGTTTCCGCAACAGACAGCAGAGGGAAAAAGATCACCCTTCCTCATGAAGCCATGCGTGTTGTTGTTTTATACAATGCATTGGTTGATGATGTCTATATGCTTCAGGCGGGTGAAAAAATTGTAGGAATCCCGCAGCAGATCTATGAAATGGAAGATACCTACAGCTTTCTTTCCAAACTTGATGACCGCATTAAAAATAAAAGCATTGACACTCCTTCTTTTGGCGGACAGTCCAGTAATACAGAAAGTATTGTGGGCTTAAAGCCGGATTTGGTATTAACATTCAATACTGACGAGGATAATATCAACCTAATTGAAAATCTTGGGATTCCGGTCTTCACTTTTTCTTCGTTAAATGATGAAAAGATCCTTGATGAATTAAAAAATGTAGGGAAATTGCTTGGAAAACAAAAACGTGCTGAAGAAATTACAGGATATGTTGCTGAAGAAGTAAAAAAGATGAGAGCTTCTCATGCTACGTCTCCCAAAAAGATCTATTATGCATGGTCAAAAGGACGTATTATGTCCACTTCAGGAAAAGGAAGCCTGATTGATATGGCAATTACCCTTTCAGGAGCCCAAAATGCTTGTCCTGTTCCGGTAGAAGCACCCAATATCAGTGCTGAAACCATGTACAAATGGAATCCGGACCTTATTATTCTTTGGAATTCAAAATTATCGGATGTCTACAAGCTTAAGGAGTTAGATGCACTTCCTGCTGTAAAAAACAAACAGGTTTTTGTGATGTCTCCATCGTTTCCGTATGATCCGCATACTGTGAAGTTTATGTTGTTTGCTAAACAGCTTCGTCATTGGTGTATGCCCGGATATACTCAGGAGCAGCTGGATCAGGACGTAAAAAGAGCTTTTGAAATTATCTATGGCAAAAAAGGACTGATCTGA